The following coding sequences lie in one bacterium genomic window:
- a CDS encoding pyridoxine 5'-phosphate synthase: MVRLGVNVDHIATLREARKGFEPDPVSAAILAELAGADGIVVHLREDRRHIQERDCRILREVVRGKFNLEMAATDEMVKFAKSLRPDYVTFVPERRQELTTEGGLDVISGFDFIKPLISILKESGISVSLFIDPDVDQIKSVNKCKADAIEIHTGMYANAKSQDEIKDELERIRISAELGRKLGLSVYAGHGLNYQNVTRISKISQIEELNIGHSIIAKASLVGIQEAVRSMLKLIN, translated from the coding sequence ATGGTAAGGCTTGGTGTAAATGTAGACCATATTGCAACCCTTAGGGAGGCAAGGAAAGGTTTTGAGCCAGACCCTGTATCTGCTGCAATATTAGCAGAATTGGCAGGTGCTGATGGAATTGTTGTTCATCTTAGGGAGGATAGGAGGCATATTCAAGAGAGGGATTGCAGGATTTTAAGAGAGGTAGTAAGGGGAAAGTTTAATCTTGAAATGGCAGCAACGGACGAGATGGTAAAATTTGCAAAATCCTTAAGACCAGATTATGTAACCTTTGTCCCTGAAAGGAGGCAGGAGCTTACGACAGAGGGAGGTCTTGATGTTATCTCTGGATTTGATTTTATAAAGCCTTTAATTAGCATTCTTAAGGAAAGTGGGATAAGTGTAAGCCTCTTTATAGACCCCGATGTTGACCAGATAAAATCTGTAAACAAATGCAAGGCAGACGCCATAGAAATTCATACAGGGATGTATGCAAATGCAAAAAGTCAAGATGAAATAAAGGATGAGCTTGAGAGGATAAGGATTTCTGCAGAGCTTGGAAGAAAGCTAGGTCTTTCTGTCTATGCAGGTCATGGCTTAAATTACCAAAATGTTACAAGGATTTCCAAGATTTCCCAAATAGAAGAGCTCAATATTGGCCATTCAATTATTGCCAAAGCATCCCTGGTTGGCATTCAAGAGGCAGTAAGGTCTATGCTTAAGCTTATCAATTAA
- the ybeY gene encoding rRNA maturation RNase YbeY has translation MMKQRLLVDVANRQKIRLPIRRIKAIAKEVFEKEGKVGELSIAFVDDNEIKELNKRFLGKDKPTDVLSFQLNESMGEVIISTDTAKRQAIEYGISFISEISVLLIHGLLHILGYNHSKEMRQKEEFYLGGFKEW, from the coding sequence ATGATGAAACAAAGGCTATTGGTTGATGTAGCTAATAGACAAAAAATAAGGCTTCCAATTAGACGAATAAAGGCAATAGCAAAGGAGGTTTTTGAGAAAGAAGGAAAGGTGGGCGAATTAAGTATTGCTTTTGTAGATGATAATGAGATAAAAGAATTAAATAAAAGGTTTTTAGGAAAGGACAAGCCAACAGATGTTTTATCTTTTCAATTAAACGAATCTATGGGAGAGGTCATTATTTCAACAGATACAGCAAAGAGACAAGCAATTGAATATGGAATTTCTTTTATTAGCGAAATTAGTGTTCTCCTTATTCATGGCTTGCTCCATATTTTGGGTTATAATCATTCAAAAGAAATGAGGCAAAAAGAGGAATTTTATTTAGGAGGGTTTAAGGAATGGTAA